One genomic region from Streptomyces venezuelae encodes:
- a CDS encoding lysine N(6)-hydroxylase/L-ornithine N(5)-oxygenase family protein, whose amino-acid sequence MTGSTSKDDLDRPHDLVGVGIGPFNLSLAALAHGIPGGLATTFYEQRPAFHWHPGLLIEGATLQVPFLADLVTLADPASPWTFLNYLKSRERLFPFYFAEKFHIQRAEYDAYCRWVSERLPGLRFGHQVDSVRWNPERRLFEVDFTQIDPEGEAEALGRAYTRNVVLGVGTEPYVPEPLRPLAEAPGVPVIHSADYLTHRETLLAAGHVTVIGSGQSGAEVFLDLLRARPAGAERIHWLARTEAFAPMEYSKLGLEHFTPDYTRYFHSLPEPVRGELVPRQWQLHKGIDADTIAAIHDELYRRTLHGGWPDAVLTPGVRVRTAGRVATTQVELHLEHLQQGSRSRLTTDAVVLATGYRERPVDRMLAGLDPYLRHDASGRARIDEKYRLVLDASVTGSVYVQNAEKHTHGVGAPDLGLAAWRSAVILNAVTGKEPYPLPRRTAFTSFGLEAREAPSIPAQDRKLTPLTQNV is encoded by the coding sequence ATGACCGGCAGCACCTCCAAGGACGACCTCGACCGCCCCCACGACCTGGTGGGCGTCGGCATCGGCCCCTTCAACCTCTCGCTCGCCGCCCTCGCGCACGGAATCCCCGGCGGCCTCGCCACCACCTTCTACGAGCAGCGTCCCGCCTTCCACTGGCACCCCGGCCTCCTCATCGAGGGCGCCACCCTCCAGGTCCCCTTCCTCGCCGACCTGGTGACCCTCGCGGATCCCGCCAGCCCCTGGACCTTCCTCAACTACCTGAAGAGCCGCGAGCGCCTCTTCCCCTTCTACTTCGCGGAGAAGTTCCACATCCAGCGCGCCGAGTACGACGCGTACTGCCGCTGGGTCAGTGAGCGGCTCCCCGGCCTCCGCTTCGGCCACCAGGTCGACTCCGTCCGCTGGAACCCCGAGCGCCGCCTCTTCGAGGTCGACTTCACCCAGATCGACCCCGAGGGCGAGGCCGAGGCCCTCGGCCGCGCCTACACCCGGAACGTCGTCCTCGGCGTCGGCACCGAGCCGTACGTCCCCGAGCCCCTCCGGCCGCTCGCCGAGGCCCCAGGCGTCCCCGTGATCCACTCCGCCGACTACCTGACCCACCGCGAGACGCTCCTCGCCGCCGGGCACGTCACCGTCATCGGCTCCGGCCAGTCCGGCGCCGAGGTCTTCCTCGACCTGCTGCGCGCCCGCCCCGCCGGAGCCGAGCGGATCCACTGGCTGGCCCGCACCGAGGCCTTCGCGCCCATGGAGTACTCCAAGCTCGGCCTGGAGCACTTCACCCCGGACTACACCCGCTACTTCCACTCGCTGCCCGAGCCCGTACGCGGCGAACTGGTGCCCCGCCAGTGGCAGCTGCACAAGGGCATCGACGCCGACACCATCGCCGCCATCCACGACGAGCTCTACCGCCGCACCCTGCACGGCGGCTGGCCCGACGCCGTCCTCACCCCCGGCGTCCGGGTCCGCACCGCCGGCCGCGTCGCCACCACCCAGGTCGAACTGCACCTGGAACACCTCCAGCAGGGCAGCCGCTCCCGGCTCACCACCGACGCCGTCGTCCTCGCGACCGGCTACCGCGAGCGCCCCGTGGACCGGATGCTCGCCGGACTCGACCCGTACCTGCGGCACGACGCCTCCGGCCGGGCCCGGATCGACGAGAAGTACCGACTGGTCCTCGACGCCTCCGTCACCGGCTCCGTCTACGTCCAGAACGCCGAGAAGCACACCCACGGCGTCGGCGCCCCCGACCTCGGCCTCGCCGCCTGGCGCAGCGCGGTCATCCTCAATGCGGTCACCGGCAAGGAGCCCTACCCGCTGCCGCGCCGCACCGCCTTCACCAGCTTCGGCCTGGAAGCGCGAGAGGCGCCGAGCATCCCGGCCCAGGACCGGAAGCTGACGCCTCTCACTCAGAACGTGTGA
- a CDS encoding pyridoxal phosphate-dependent decarboxylase family protein — MCAAPPPLAGGTPGADALRPLLDTVLDALRVGTEERGGPLPAGGPEAVAARVGALGAVLPETGTGPHEALRSLVRALAAGAADPAHPLCAAHLHTPPLALAAAADLAASALNPSMDSWDQAPAASALEALVTAALAAEAFPAARHPDALVTTGGTESNQLALLLARERHAGHDRPVRTVVGANAHHSFHRAAWLLGLPAPVTVPTPHGVLEPAALAEALAQTEGPVLVAATAGTTDEGLIDPLPELADVCAAHGAELHVDAAYGGPALLSRTHRRLLDGLDRARTVTVDLHKLGWQPAAAGLLAVRDAADLAVLGHTADYLNADDDTEAGLPDLLGRSLRTTRRPDVLKTAVTLRALGRSGLGALVDVCMALAQDLADLVEKTPGLDLRARPTLTTVLFRPAEADDEAVAAIRRTLLAEGRAVLGRAEADGRLWLKATLLNPHATPGDLAQLITLVEGSAHR; from the coding sequence ATGTGTGCCGCACCCCCACCCCTCGCCGGAGGAACCCCCGGCGCCGACGCCCTCCGCCCCCTCCTGGACACCGTCCTCGACGCCCTGCGCGTCGGCACCGAGGAGCGGGGCGGCCCCCTTCCGGCCGGCGGCCCGGAGGCCGTCGCGGCACGGGTGGGGGCCCTCGGGGCCGTACTCCCCGAGACCGGCACCGGCCCCCACGAAGCCCTCCGCTCCCTCGTCCGCGCCCTCGCCGCCGGCGCCGCCGACCCCGCGCACCCGCTCTGCGCCGCCCACCTCCACACCCCGCCCCTCGCGCTCGCCGCCGCCGCCGACCTCGCCGCCTCCGCGCTCAACCCGTCCATGGACTCCTGGGACCAGGCCCCCGCCGCCTCCGCCCTCGAAGCCCTGGTCACGGCCGCCCTCGCCGCCGAGGCGTTCCCGGCGGCGCGGCACCCCGACGCCCTCGTCACCACCGGCGGCACCGAGTCCAACCAGCTCGCCCTGCTCCTCGCGCGCGAACGCCACGCCGGACACGACCGTCCCGTCCGGACCGTCGTCGGCGCCAACGCCCACCACTCCTTCCACCGCGCGGCCTGGCTCCTCGGCCTCCCCGCCCCCGTCACCGTCCCCACCCCCCACGGCGTCCTGGAACCGGCCGCCCTCGCCGAGGCCCTGGCGCAGACCGAGGGCCCCGTCCTCGTCGCCGCCACCGCCGGCACCACCGACGAGGGCCTGATCGACCCGCTCCCGGAGCTCGCCGACGTCTGCGCGGCCCACGGCGCCGAGCTCCACGTCGACGCCGCCTACGGAGGCCCCGCCCTCCTCAGCCGCACCCACCGCCGGCTCCTCGACGGCCTCGACCGGGCCCGTACCGTCACCGTCGACCTGCACAAGCTCGGCTGGCAGCCGGCCGCCGCCGGACTCCTCGCCGTACGCGACGCCGCCGACCTCGCCGTCCTCGGCCACACCGCCGACTACCTCAACGCCGACGACGACACCGAGGCCGGCCTTCCCGACCTCCTCGGCCGCTCCCTGCGCACCACCCGCCGCCCGGACGTCCTCAAGACGGCCGTCACCCTCCGCGCCCTCGGCCGCTCCGGCCTCGGTGCCCTCGTCGACGTGTGCATGGCCCTCGCCCAGGACCTCGCCGACCTCGTGGAGAAGACCCCCGGCCTCGACCTGCGTGCCCGGCCCACCCTCACGACCGTCCTCTTCCGCCCTGCGGAGGCCGACGACGAGGCCGTCGCCGCGATCCGCCGCACCCTCCTCGCCGAGGGCCGCGCGGTCCTCGGCCGCGCCGAGGCGGACGGCCGCCTCTGGCTCAAGGCCACCCTGCTCAACCCCCACGCCACCCCCGGCGACCTGGCCCAGCTCATCACCCTCGTGGAAGGCAGCGCGCACCGATGA
- a CDS encoding ANTAR domain-containing response regulator, translating into MTAPESPQPADDAEPSHVPPLTTRVVIAEDEALIRLDLKEMLEEEGYTVVGEAGDGATAVELAREHRPDLVILDVKMPVLDGISAAEKIAGESIAPVLMLTAFSQRDLVERARDAGAMAYLVKPFSKSDVVPAIEMAVSRFAELRALEKEVADLSLRLETRKLVDRAKSILQTQYGLTEPAAFRWIQKTSMDRRMSMQQVAEAVIEDAEEKKAAKGQ; encoded by the coding sequence GTGACCGCCCCCGAGTCGCCCCAGCCCGCCGACGACGCCGAGCCGTCGCACGTCCCGCCGCTGACGACCCGTGTCGTCATCGCCGAGGACGAGGCGCTCATCCGCCTCGACCTCAAAGAGATGCTGGAGGAGGAGGGCTACACGGTCGTCGGTGAGGCCGGAGACGGCGCCACCGCCGTCGAGCTCGCCCGCGAGCACCGCCCCGACCTCGTCATCCTCGACGTCAAGATGCCCGTCCTCGACGGCATCTCCGCCGCCGAGAAGATCGCCGGCGAATCCATCGCCCCGGTCCTCATGCTGACCGCCTTCTCGCAGCGCGACCTCGTCGAGCGCGCCCGGGACGCCGGCGCCATGGCGTACCTGGTCAAGCCGTTCAGCAAGAGCGACGTGGTGCCCGCCATCGAGATGGCCGTCTCCCGCTTCGCCGAGCTGCGCGCCCTGGAGAAGGAGGTCGCCGACCTCTCCCTCCGCCTGGAGACCCGCAAGCTGGTGGACCGCGCCAAGTCGATCCTGCAGACCCAGTACGGGCTGACGGAGCCGGCCGCGTTCCGCTGGATCCAGAAGACCTCCATGGACCGGCGCATGTCGATGCAGCAGGTCGCCGAGGCGGTCATCGAGGACGCCGAGGAGAAGAAGGCGGCCAAGGGGCAGTAG
- the pyk gene encoding pyruvate kinase: MRRAKIVCTLGPATETYDQIKALIEAGMDVARFNLSHGTYVEHEERYQRVRKASDETGRSVGVLADLQGPKIRLGRFREGPVLLERGDEFTITVEPMEGDRHCCGTTYPGLAADVTAGERILVDDGRVTLEVTSVEGPRVNTLVIEGGMVSDHKGLNLPGVAVSVPALSEKDIEDLRWALRTGADVIALSFVRSARDIVDVHRIMDEEGRRLPVIAKIEKPQAVENIDEIVAAFDGIMVARGDLGVEMPLEQVPIVQKRAVKLAKRNAKPVIVATQMLDSMIDNSRPTRAEASDVANAVIDGTDAVMLSGETSVGRYPIETVRTMSRIVEAAEEDVLAKGLPPLTERNKPRTQGGAVARAAAEMGDFLGAKFLVAFTQSGDTVKRLSRYRSPIPLLAFTPDPATRSQLNLTWGVETFLGPHVDSTDAMVAQVEEELLRIGRCRPGDIVVITAGSPPGVAGSTNLVRVHHIGEPLT, encoded by the coding sequence ATGCGCCGAGCGAAAATCGTTTGTACCCTTGGGCCCGCCACCGAAACATACGACCAGATCAAGGCGTTGATCGAGGCCGGGATGGACGTGGCCCGCTTCAACCTCAGTCACGGCACGTACGTCGAGCACGAGGAGCGCTACCAGCGCGTACGCAAAGCCTCCGACGAGACCGGCCGCAGCGTCGGTGTCCTCGCCGACCTTCAAGGCCCGAAGATCCGCCTCGGCCGCTTCCGTGAAGGTCCCGTACTCCTTGAACGCGGCGACGAGTTCACCATCACCGTCGAGCCGATGGAGGGCGACCGCCACTGCTGCGGGACGACCTACCCCGGCCTCGCCGCGGACGTGACCGCGGGCGAGCGCATCCTCGTCGACGACGGCCGCGTCACCCTGGAGGTCACCTCCGTCGAAGGCCCCCGGGTGAACACCCTGGTCATCGAGGGCGGCATGGTCTCCGACCACAAGGGCCTCAACCTCCCCGGTGTCGCCGTCTCCGTGCCCGCGCTGTCCGAGAAGGACATCGAGGACCTCCGCTGGGCCCTGCGCACCGGCGCCGACGTCATCGCCCTCTCCTTCGTCCGCAGCGCCCGGGACATCGTGGACGTCCACCGGATCATGGACGAGGAGGGCCGCCGGCTGCCCGTCATCGCCAAGATCGAGAAGCCGCAGGCCGTCGAGAACATCGACGAGATCGTCGCCGCCTTCGACGGCATCATGGTCGCCCGCGGCGACCTGGGCGTCGAAATGCCCCTGGAGCAGGTGCCGATCGTCCAGAAGCGGGCGGTCAAGCTGGCCAAGCGCAACGCGAAGCCGGTCATCGTCGCCACCCAGATGCTCGACTCGATGATCGACAACTCCCGCCCCACGCGCGCCGAGGCGAGCGACGTGGCGAACGCGGTCATCGACGGCACCGACGCCGTCATGCTCTCCGGCGAGACCAGCGTCGGCCGCTACCCGATCGAGACGGTCCGCACCATGAGCCGGATCGTCGAGGCCGCGGAGGAGGACGTCCTCGCCAAGGGGCTGCCGCCGCTGACGGAGCGCAACAAGCCCCGCACCCAGGGCGGCGCCGTCGCCCGGGCCGCAGCCGAGATGGGCGACTTCCTCGGGGCCAAGTTCCTGGTGGCCTTCACGCAGTCCGGCGACACGGTCAAGCGGCTCTCCCGCTACCGCTCGCCGATCCCGCTGCTCGCCTTCACCCCGGACCCGGCCACGCGCTCGCAGCTCAACCTCACGTGGGGCGTCGAGACCTTCCTCGGCCCGCACGTCGACTCCACGGACGCGATGGTGGCCCAGGTCGAGGAGGAGCTGCTGAGGATCGGGCGTTGCCGTCCGGGCGACATCGTGGTCATCACGGCCGGTTCCCCGCCAGGTGTCGCCGGTTCGACGAACCTGGTGCGGGTCCACCACATCGGCGAGCCCCTGACATAG
- a CDS encoding SIMPL domain-containing protein: MTQEHATSQAPQVTVRGEGRLEVDPEFARIWVTVSARGTDRSATLAELTRRNGQVLDLVKAQGDAVEKLETGRFSLSPELGRRGRGERVHAYVGRVRLTAELTDFTALGELVTRLADVEMTGVDGPWWELRPDSPAYAEARRLAVTEAVQRARAYASALGTSLASLLELSDAGLAGAGLSPMSPVFAAAPAGFATERAGEAPPLDLEPQRQTVTAEVVARFTMVPPAL; the protein is encoded by the coding sequence GTGACGCAGGAACACGCGACCTCGCAGGCCCCGCAGGTGACGGTGCGTGGCGAGGGGCGGCTGGAGGTCGATCCCGAGTTCGCCCGGATCTGGGTGACGGTCTCCGCGCGCGGTACGGACCGCTCGGCGACGCTCGCCGAGCTGACCCGGCGGAACGGGCAGGTACTCGACCTCGTCAAGGCGCAGGGGGATGCGGTCGAGAAGCTGGAGACGGGCCGGTTCTCCCTCTCGCCGGAGCTCGGCAGGCGCGGGCGCGGCGAGCGGGTGCACGCCTACGTGGGCCGGGTGCGCCTGACGGCCGAGCTGACCGACTTCACGGCTCTCGGGGAGTTGGTGACCCGGCTCGCCGACGTGGAGATGACGGGGGTCGACGGCCCGTGGTGGGAGCTGCGGCCGGACTCCCCGGCCTACGCGGAGGCGCGGCGCCTCGCGGTGACGGAGGCCGTGCAGCGGGCGCGGGCCTACGCGTCGGCCCTTGGCACCTCGCTGGCCTCACTCCTCGAACTCTCGGACGCCGGACTCGCGGGCGCCGGCCTGTCGCCGATGTCCCCGGTCTTCGCCGCGGCACCGGCGGGCTTCGCGACGGAGCGGGCCGGCGAGGCTCCTCCGCTGGACCTCGAACCGCAGCGCCAGACGGTCACGGCGGAGGTCGTCGCGCGCTTCACGATGGTGCCGCCCGCACTCTGA
- a CDS encoding ABC transporter ATP-binding protein, translating into MTALLEVEDLRVAYGKIEAVKGISFSVNAGEVVTLIGTNGAGKTTTLRTLSGLLKPVGGQIKFEGKSLRKIPAHKIVSLGLAHSPEGRHIFPRMTIEENLLLGAFLRKDTAGIAKDVQRAYDLFPILGERRKQAAGTLSGGEQQMLAMGRALMSQPKLLMLDEPSMGLSPIMMQKIMATIAELKAQGTTILLVEQNAQAALALADQGHVMEIGKVVLSGTGQNLLHDESVRKAYLGED; encoded by the coding sequence ATGACCGCACTGCTCGAAGTCGAGGACCTGCGCGTCGCCTACGGGAAGATCGAGGCCGTCAAGGGCATCTCCTTCTCCGTCAACGCCGGTGAGGTCGTCACCCTCATCGGCACCAACGGCGCCGGGAAGACCACCACCCTGCGGACCCTCTCCGGGCTCCTCAAGCCGGTCGGCGGCCAGATCAAGTTCGAGGGCAAGTCCCTCCGCAAGATCCCCGCACACAAGATCGTCTCGCTGGGTCTGGCCCACTCCCCCGAGGGCCGGCACATCTTCCCCCGCATGACGATCGAGGAGAACCTCCTCCTCGGCGCCTTCCTCCGGAAGGACACCGCGGGCATCGCCAAGGACGTCCAGCGCGCCTACGACCTCTTCCCGATCCTGGGTGAGCGTCGCAAGCAGGCGGCCGGCACGCTCTCCGGCGGCGAGCAGCAGATGCTCGCCATGGGCCGGGCGCTGATGTCCCAGCCGAAGCTGCTCATGCTCGACGAGCCCTCCATGGGTCTCTCGCCGATCATGATGCAGAAGATCATGGCGACGATCGCGGAGCTGAAGGCCCAGGGCACCACGATCCTGCTCGTCGAGCAGAACGCCCAGGCCGCGCTCGCCCTGGCGGACCAGGGTCACGTCATGGAGATCGGCAAGGTCGTGCTCTCGGGCACGGGACAGAACCTGCTCCACGACGAGTCCGTCCGCAAGGCATACCTCGGCGAGGACTGA
- a CDS encoding ABC transporter ATP-binding protein has protein sequence MTTTTKTADATTAPTAGEAVLDARGVTMRFGGLTAVRDVNLTVNSGEIVGLIGPNGAGKTTFFNCLTGLYVPTEGEVRYKGTVLPPTSYKVTDAGIARTFQNIRLFHNMTVLENVLVGRHTRMKQGLWSALLRLPGFKKAEAEATERAMELLEFIGLQDKAQHLAKNLPYGEQRKLEIARALASDPGLILLDEPTAGMNPQETRAAEELIFAIRDMGIAVLVIEHDMRFIFNLCDRVAVLVQGQKLIEGDSQTVQSDERVIAAYLGEPVAESTPEVEAPAEEAPAKDAPSKDAPAEEDAPSDEDAPSEEDAPSDEDTASEEDADEAPAEDAPEAADAPESSEDTPHDPASGKENDA, from the coding sequence ATGACGACCACCACGAAGACCGCCGACGCCACCACCGCGCCGACCGCAGGCGAGGCAGTTCTCGACGCGCGCGGGGTCACCATGCGCTTCGGCGGCCTCACCGCCGTACGCGATGTGAACCTGACCGTCAACAGCGGCGAGATCGTCGGCCTCATCGGCCCCAACGGCGCCGGCAAGACCACCTTCTTCAACTGCCTCACCGGCCTCTACGTCCCCACCGAGGGTGAGGTCCGGTACAAGGGCACGGTCCTGCCGCCCACGTCGTACAAGGTCACCGACGCCGGCATCGCCCGTACCTTCCAGAACATCCGTCTGTTCCACAACATGACGGTCCTGGAGAACGTCCTCGTCGGACGCCACACCCGGATGAAGCAGGGCCTCTGGTCGGCGCTTCTCCGTCTGCCCGGCTTCAAGAAGGCCGAGGCGGAGGCGACCGAGCGGGCCATGGAGCTCCTGGAGTTCATCGGCCTCCAGGACAAGGCGCAGCACCTCGCCAAGAACCTCCCGTACGGAGAGCAGCGCAAGCTGGAGATCGCCCGCGCCCTCGCGAGCGACCCCGGTCTGATCCTGCTCGACGAGCCCACCGCCGGCATGAACCCGCAGGAGACGCGGGCGGCGGAGGAACTCATCTTCGCCATCCGGGACATGGGCATCGCCGTGCTCGTCATCGAGCACGACATGCGGTTCATCTTCAACCTCTGCGACCGGGTCGCCGTGCTCGTCCAGGGCCAGAAGCTGATCGAGGGCGACAGCCAGACCGTCCAGAGCGACGAGCGGGTCATCGCCGCGTACCTGGGCGAGCCCGTCGCGGAGAGCACGCCGGAGGTGGAGGCCCCCGCCGAGGAGGCCCCCGCGAAGGACGCGCCCTCCAAGGACGCGCCCGCCGAGGAGGACGCGCCTTCGGACGAGGACGCTCCTTCCGAGGAGGACGCGCCTTCGGACGAGGACACGGCTTCCGAGGAGGACGCCGACGAGGCCCCCGCCGAGGACGCCCCCGAGGCCGCCGACGCCCCGGAGTCCTCGGAGGACACCCCGCACGACCCTGCTTCGGGCAAGGAGAACGACGCATGA
- a CDS encoding 5'-nucleotidase C-terminal domain-containing protein, whose product MPLNRRTFLESSVAVGAGAALTAGVAAPAEAHERRPKPAKRYAFTVMGTTDLHGNVFNWDYFTDKEFDDKAHNDIGLAKISTLVDQVRAAKGRRNTLLIDAGDTIQGTQLSYYYAKVDPITKAGGPVHPMAQAMNAIGYDAAALGNHEFNYGIPVLRKFEEQCDFPLLGANALDAKTLRPAFPPYSMHRMCTPHGRDVKVAILGLTNPGIAIWDKANVSGKMVFPGLEEQAAKWVPKLRSMGADVVVVSAHSGSSGTSSYGDQLPHIENAAGLVAEQVPGIDAILVGHAHTEIAEYRVKNKETGKDVVLSEPLKWGQRLTTFDFDLVWEKGRWVVEKVAAQVLNSNTVAEDPKITGLLADEHRKVVAYVNQVIGTSTAVMTTADAPWKDEPIIDLINVVQAETVKAALAGGAHAALPVLSQASCFSRTARIPAGAISIKDAAGLYPFENTLEARLLTGAQLKEYLEYSAKYYVRTAADAPVDTAKLTNADGTPDYNYDAVSGLTYEIDIAKPAGQRIVGLSFEGKPLDPAAKFVLAVNNYRASGGGAFPHIANAQQLWANSDEIRNTIIQWVQAKGTVDPGLFASVDWKLTRDGVPVF is encoded by the coding sequence ATGCCGTTGAACCGCCGGACGTTCCTGGAGAGCTCCGTGGCCGTCGGGGCCGGAGCCGCCCTCACCGCGGGTGTCGCCGCCCCCGCCGAGGCCCACGAGCGCCGTCCCAAGCCGGCGAAGCGGTACGCGTTCACCGTGATGGGCACGACCGACCTGCACGGCAACGTCTTCAACTGGGACTACTTCACGGACAAGGAGTTCGACGACAAGGCGCACAACGACATCGGTCTCGCCAAGATCTCCACCCTCGTCGACCAGGTCCGCGCGGCGAAGGGCCGTCGCAACACCCTCCTCATCGACGCCGGCGACACCATCCAGGGCACCCAGCTGTCCTACTACTACGCCAAGGTCGACCCCATCACGAAGGCCGGCGGCCCGGTCCACCCGATGGCCCAGGCGATGAACGCCATCGGCTACGACGCCGCCGCGCTCGGCAACCACGAGTTCAACTACGGCATCCCGGTGCTCCGGAAGTTCGAGGAGCAGTGCGACTTCCCGCTGCTCGGCGCCAACGCGCTCGACGCGAAGACCCTGCGCCCGGCCTTCCCGCCGTACAGCATGCACCGGATGTGCACCCCGCACGGCAGGGACGTCAAGGTCGCGATACTCGGCCTGACCAACCCGGGCATCGCCATCTGGGACAAGGCGAACGTCTCCGGGAAGATGGTCTTCCCCGGCCTGGAGGAGCAGGCCGCGAAGTGGGTGCCGAAGCTGCGCTCGATGGGCGCGGACGTGGTCGTCGTCTCGGCGCACTCCGGCTCCAGCGGCACCTCCTCGTACGGTGACCAGCTCCCCCACATCGAGAACGCGGCCGGGCTCGTCGCCGAGCAGGTCCCGGGCATCGACGCGATCCTCGTCGGCCACGCGCACACCGAGATCGCCGAGTACCGGGTGAAGAACAAGGAGACCGGCAAGGACGTCGTCCTGTCCGAGCCGCTCAAGTGGGGCCAGCGCCTCACCACCTTCGACTTCGACCTGGTGTGGGAGAAGGGCCGCTGGGTCGTCGAGAAGGTCGCGGCGCAGGTCCTCAACTCCAACACGGTCGCCGAGGACCCGAAGATCACCGGGCTGCTCGCGGACGAGCACCGGAAGGTCGTCGCGTACGTCAACCAGGTCATCGGCACCTCCACGGCGGTCATGACCACGGCCGACGCGCCGTGGAAGGACGAGCCGATCATCGACCTGATCAACGTCGTCCAGGCGGAGACGGTGAAGGCGGCCCTCGCGGGCGGCGCGCACGCGGCGCTGCCGGTGCTCTCACAGGCCTCCTGCTTCTCGCGCACGGCGCGCATCCCGGCCGGCGCCATCTCCATCAAGGACGCCGCCGGGCTCTACCCCTTCGAGAACACCCTGGAGGCCCGCCTCCTGACGGGCGCCCAGCTGAAGGAGTACCTGGAGTACTCGGCGAAGTACTACGTCCGGACGGCGGCGGACGCGCCCGTGGACACCGCGAAGCTGACGAACGCGGACGGCACGCCGGACTACAACTACGACGCTGTGTCGGGTCTGACGTACGAGATCGACATCGCGAAGCCGGCCGGGCAGCGGATCGTCGGTCTTTCCTTCGAGGGCAAGCCGCTCGACCCGGCCGCGAAGTTCGTCCTCGCCGTCAACAACTACCGGGCGAGCGGCGGCGGCGCGTTCCCGCACATCGCGAACGCCCAGCAGCTGTGGGCGAACTCGGACGAGATCCGCAACACCATCATCCAGTGGGTGCAGGCGAAGGGGACGGTCGACCCGGGTCTGTTCGCGTCGGTGGACTGGAAGCTGACCCGGGACGGCGTGCCGGTCTTCTAG